GACAAATTCTCACAATCATTCCGGTAAGAAAAAAGTGGCTATCCTCATTGAAAATGGCGTTGAGGATATAGAATTTACAATCCCTTGTCATAGCTTAAAACAAGCTGGAATGGAGGTAGTTGTCCTCGGTTCACGCATGAATGAAAGATATAAGGGTAAACGAGGTAAACTTTCCGTTCAACCTGATGCTACCACCACAGAAGCGATCGCTGGAAAATTTGATGCCGTGGTAATTCCCGGTGGTATGGCTCCCGACAAAATGCGGCGGAACCCCAACACAGTCCGCTTCGTACAAGAGGCTATGCAACAAGGAAAATGGGTAGCTGCGGTATGTCACGGACCACAACTTTTAATTGAGGGTGATTTGCTCAAAGGTAGAAAAGCCACAGGCTTTAGTGCTATCCGCAAAGACATGATTAATGCAGGTGCAAATTATCTCGATGAGCCGTTAGTGGTAGACAGGAATTTAATTACCTCTCGCGAACCAGGAGATTTAGCGATTTTTACCACAGCACTCCTCAGTCGTTTGGGTTACGGTGGTAAAGATGCGGCACTTCCCGACGAGAAAGACACCAGCGCTGAATGGTGGAAACTGGCTGATGCTTGGGGTGGTTCTACCAAAGGTGAAATCACTAGAGGCTTGAATACAGCGTTGAGTGGTGAGCGTTATTCAATGGAAGCCTTGGAAAAGTATGCCGAAAAAGAATCAGATAATCAAGTGCGCGCTGCTTGCAGCAGCGCTTCGCTATCGCTCTTTCAAGAGATGATAGGTAATAGACAGCGCCACATTCAGAAATTAGAAACTTATCTCGACAGACTCGGTGAAAAGCCTTCCATACTAGCAAATATCGCCAATCAATACGCCAAAGTCAAAAGCGCTTTCACTGGTAGCGATGACATCTATCAGTTACGTTGCGCCTTGGGAGATGTGCAAACAGGTTTAGGCGATATTAGTAATTTATGTGCTATGTACACCGACCCCGTAGCAACGGCAATTTTTAAAGAAATTTACCACGATTTGCTCAAATACGAGCAGCGTTTAGCAGAGCTATATCGGGGACGCATAGGCAGTGAAATTCAGCCTCCCAAGCCCTAGACCAGAAGCGAACAAAAGATAAAAAAAATCTTCTCTGTCTGTGTCCTCTGCGTCCTCTGCGTCCTCTGTGGTTGAAAAAATATGATCACTTCATCCACAGCCAACCTCTAGAACAAGCAACCCACGCCTCCGAAATTTTCCAGCACAAAGTTGTACTCAAACCATAAGGTAATTAAATATGACTGACACAAGTGTAAAAAAAATCGACTCTAGCCATTCCCCCAAAGGTCAACTCGGTCAGAAATATCTCGCCTCTGGCAAATCTGTTTCTATGCGTCTTTGGGAAGACGAACAACCAAGCGCAGATAAACAACCTACCTCCCGCGACTATGAAACAGTTGGCTATGCAATCAAAGGCCGGGCAGAACTGCACATCGAAGGACAAATGATTTTATTAGAACCTGGAAGTTCCTGGGTAGTCCCAAAAGGTGCAAGCCATACTTACAAAATCCTCGAACCATTTACCGCAGTTGAAGCCACCAGTCCACCAGCACAAATTCATGGACGAGATGATTAAATCAGTTAACTACAGGACTTACGCAAAAACCCTCTCAAACCCTTATTCCTCTGTGTCCTCTGCGTCTGGTGTGGTATGCCTCCGGCACGCTCCGCGAACGTTATTCCGTAATTTGTGCGTAAGTCCTAAACTAATAGACGTGCAAAATATAATCTTGAATGTAAGCTGATTCTTTAGAAGGGACAAGAAATACAAACAACTGCACTTGATTTTTTTGACTGACATCAATAATGCGTGATAAAGCTGCTTCAACTTTCCCCACAGCTTCAGTCGAATATAACTAGTTTGCTGTGGTTGAGAAATTTGTCCACCTGACTTTTCCACCACCAAAGGTGTGGGAGTCGTAAAATCGGCAAGAGTGCGCCGCCAAAAATCTTCAGCCTGAGTAAAATCTTGCTGATTCAACCAATTAATATAATCACGGTAAGGGCGAGATGGAGGTAAATATAATTCTTGATTGTGGGTGATGGACTCGTAAACAGCAAAGATTTCTTTAAATATAATCGGCCAACTCCAACCATCCAGCAATATATGATGAAAGCTCCAGACAAAATTATCAGTTTCATCCGCTAACCGAAATAAAACGCAGCGCATTAACGGCGATTTGTCAAGAGCAAAATTAGTTTCTTTATCTGTTGTTAAATAAGCAGCAATTTTGGCTTGTTGTTCTGTGGGGGCTAGTAAACGTAGGACATTAATTCTGTATGATCGGCAATTTGCTGTAAAATTAAAATTCTCCAGACAAAGCGATCGCAATGAAGCCGTGAAAATCCAGGGACGTTGGAGTGAGTGAATAGTAGTCACTCATTTACACAGGTTGCAAAGCCCCAGAACTTCTCAGTTGTGCTAAAGTGGCATTGCCAGTACAAAATAAAGCAGTTTCCAATTCCGCAATCAACACCTGTGCTAATTGATCTACTGCGGCTTCTGATTGCACAGCTGCTGCTAAAAAAGGTCGAGCTAAACCGGCTAAATCTGCACCTAAAGCGATCGCTTTAGCCACATCCAAGCCATTGAGTAAACCCCCAGAAGCAATTAAAGGAAACGTCGGTGCGATCGCCCGGATAGAATTAAGACAATCGGCAGTTGGTAAACCCCAATCACCAAAAGTTTGCCCCAAACGGCGCTGCTGATCATCTTCGGCGCGTTGGCTTTCCACCTTAGCCCATGAAGTACCACCAGCCCCCGCCACATCTATGGCTGCAACCCCCGCATCCATTAACTTTTGTGCCATTGGTGCAGAAATACCATTTCCCACTTCTTTCACCACGATAGGAACCGGTAGTTGCTCACAAAGTTGGGCAATTTTCGCCAACAGCCCCGCAAAATTAGTATCTCCCCGTGATTGCACACACTCTTGCAACGGGTTGAGATGCAAAATCAGCGCATCCGCTTGCAAAGAATTGACAAGGTGTAAGCAATCATTCAACCCACAACCATAATTGAGTTGTACAGCGCCCAAATTCGCTAACAACAGAATATCAGGAGCAAAGGAACGCACAGCAAAAGTAGAAGCTAAATGCGGCTGTTCAATCACAATTCGTTGTGAACCCACCCCCATCGCTAATCGGTAGCGTTGGGCGATAGTCGCTAAACGAGTGTTAACTAACTTCGCTAATTCCGTTCCCCCTGTCATCGAAGAAATCAGCACAGGAGCGCCGACAGTTTTCCCCAAAAAACTTGTTTGCAGATTGATATCACTGCGATTAATTTCCGGGAGACAATTATGAGTAAAGCGATAGCGCTCAAATCCGCTCGTAACTTGCTGACAAGAAACATCTTCCTCTAAACAAACACGTAAGTGTTCCGCTTTGCGCGCTTCTATGTCAGTAACCGATGATACAGAAATAGTCATAATGGCTTCCTTTGGCAACTGGTAATTGGTAGCTTCAGGCGAATAGCCTCTTGAAACTTAGCAACATCAAACTCAGCAATACTGAAGACTCCGGTTTGATCAAATAGCCGGGATGAAACGCTATCTTGACAAATGTAATTAACGCGAATGTCCTCATGTAAAGATTCCCACAGCAATTGGATATTAGCTATCCGTGCCGCCTCAATGGCTGGAGTATTCATGTCCTCTGGGTTGAAAGCATGACCGTAACTGCGAATATAAAAACGACACTCTCTAGGGCCGGCGGGAACTAAAGAAAAAGCTTGGACGTGTTCTGGAAATACACTCAAAGAAAAAGGCATGGGAATTTCTTCGTGTGCCGACATCGAACAGAAAGTTTCCGGGAGAGCATCATTTTCCGCAGCAAAATCTGGTAATTCCTGTTCCGGTTCCCAAGAATGACGAGCGATCGCTACTATTATACTAGTAATGATGTTTTTTCAACAATTCTTAATATAACACATTTGGCAACATTCGACACACATATACAGTAAAGCAGAAAGTTTTACTTTGAAGAGCGATACGGCTTTAGCCGTTAGCTTCGCTATGGCAATTCCTTCTCAGCCCAATCCGATAAGTATTTTTCTGCCTTCCTGCCTTCATCAAGTATCAATACTGGACTTTAGATTAGAAAATGCGATCGCCATAGGTTCAAATTGAACCCAGATTAAAGGAGTACGAAAATTATCCTTACCCCATACAGCTTTTTTACTCTAATGTCAGTAAATCGCAAAGTTTTTTTGGTTCTTCGGTTAAGGAACGGATTGAACTCGATAAACCTCCCCCTCGACCTAACTGAACGCCGATTAGACATCAGGTGAAAATTCAATATGCTTTTTCTAAAACCTTCGTAGAGACCTTCTCTAAAACATCTCCCTTGCTTATTTATCAGCGTTATCTGTGCCTGGAGTGGTTAGTTTATTCGCTGAATTTATTTCTGATAAATCCTTAAATTAACTCAACATTTTTCTACCTTAGCCTTCAGAGAAGCAAAATGCTTACCACCTAACTCGATTTGCCCCTCTGCACATCCAGTTTTCAATCTTTCCACAAGGTACTCCAAATCATCTGCGATAAAATTTGTCCCATGATCTGGCTCTACTAGGCTGACCAAAGACATATTTGTTTTCCCTTGATTTGCTAAACTAGAAATACCCAAAAAATTGAAGATTCCCGATTCATAAGTACCACAAGGTACAGAAGGGTTATCTACTCCCACACAGTATTCATGCGGTTTAAACCAATCAAATGCCGGATAGCCGTGAAAATGCACAATTGGCGCACCATCTTTAATTAAATTTGGTGCATATAAAGCCGCAGACAGACTAATCGCCAGCATCACGTAAATATCATAAGAAGGTTTGATATCTACCTGATTTGTCTGAATGCCTTCAGGTAATTCCAGATATAATTTTTCTTTCAAACCAATTCTAATCACATCACTGGCAATATTCAAATTGGTTTTATTTGAGCCTGAACGAGCGCTAACCAGCCAAATATCAGGAATTTGCTGAAATACATCTTCTCCTTGTATTTTGGTTTTGAGATAACGTCTACCTTTTTCATTTTGACGAAGTTCATTGCTACTAAATCCCTCCACAGGTGATAAACTTTCCCATTCAGTTATCTTTATTTCCCTAGCACCAAAATATTGCGGAGGTTCAGCATAAGCTACAAAACCATAAGAAACACCTGTTCTTCCGTTCACTATAACATTGACAATATCTCTGTGAGACTTCCTTTTAATTACTTCATTGAGTTTAAAACCAGGAGGAAACAGACCTGTTAATGCTAATTCTTGACCCAACTTTACTAAGTTTTTAGCATAGCTAGATTTTTCTGGTTGATACTCCCCAATTTGAAATCTGTTTAATAACAGTGGGGAAATGGGGACAAACACTTTGGGAATTAGTGACTTTAACACAAACTCTTCTATTTCTTGTTTTGGGAAAACAGAGTCGGAAAGATTCATATTTAAAATAGAAATTTTATCAATAGCAACTCCAATGACAATTTCCGAAAAAGTCCTAACTAGAGTGTTTAAACCAATATTAATTTTTTCTTGATATGGTATTGACTGGTTAATGAAATCATGATCGATTTTGCTTAAAACTATTACCTGAGTATTAGTAGGGTCCTCAACATATTTGGCCGCATGGTCTTCAGCCCAACTACTAAACTTGGCAATATTTACTACCGAAACTTCTCGTTTTTTTAATATCCAATCGCAATAAAATTTGTACCAAGTTTCGGCGGCTAAAATCCCCACTTTTCTCATAAAAGATGGAGGGTTTTCTACATCAATAACAGCATGAATTTCGGCTATAATACCCCTAATCTTCAAGCTTTTTTTTCTGTTAATTATCGGGAATACTATATCGTAGTTAAACTCTGTGGTTGCTTGCTCCCAAGGCACAATTTTGACACCATATTCTCTGAAATGATTTTCTAATTCTTGGCGGAATTGCAAAATTTCTGAATTTTTATAGTTCTTAGGCAAAGGTTTGAATGTAACCTTTAACTGTTGAGCCATCTTTTTAGGGTCAATAATGGGTGGCTTATATTCCACAGTATTTTTCCCCACAAATCCCCCGATTAAACGTCCAATAGTTTGCAAGTTTAGCCCCTGCATCAAAGGCATAACTTCCGCATTTGTAGTGGTATCCCGCTCACGGATAAAAGCCAGAATCTCTGTTTTGTAAGCTATGAGGTTTGCCTGGATTTCTGGTGTGATTATACCCTTGGGACAACGAATCTTAAGTTTGTCATTATCAACCCAAAGATAAACACCTTTTTGAGTAAGGTTTGTTACAATTTCTGATGCATTCATAGTTTCAAAATTTCCCAATTTTTGCAAAATAGTAGCAATTGTTGTAGGGTGTCCACTGTTTCCCATTCGTTCAAACCCTTATTTATACGTTGTGGACAGTTCCTACCTGATGATTATTGAGAATGGTGTAAGATATCAGTAATTAAATCTGAAATATCTCTGACTCGGAACCTTCCAAGTCTTCGATTAAACGTTTAGACAGTGATGCAATAGTGGGGTAATGCCACAGCAACATAGGAGACAGACTAAACCCCAAAAAATTCTCTGCTTTATTTGCCAGCATCATCGCCTGGGCTGAATCCAGCCCGTAGCTATCTAAAGGTTCTTTAACATCTATTTCATCGGGTTGAACACTCAACTGTTCAGCAATTTGAGAAACTAGCCAAGCTTCAATTTCTTCTACACTATAAGATTTAATAGCATTTGGATTATGAGTAGATTGGTTCATTGTTTTACCTTTAAAGTAACAGTATCTGGATAGGAATACCGGTGAAAATAAAATACAGATCCTGCTCTTATTTCGTTAGCAGAAATCACTTATTTATCTCAGCAATCAATTGTTAATTTTTGTTCAATTTTGAACTGACAAACATGAAAAATATAAAGCATACAATTGTTCACTCTTTCTGTTAGCAATCATTTTTTTATCTATAAGCAGTTATAAACGAGCTAAATCCCGATTAAATTTGAGTTGAAGATGGCTGAACCTTGAAGTTGCAGATATGAGAAATATAGGAAATTAATTGATTGACAATACCCTCCATCGTATTGCGACTGATTGAAGGCTCGGAAAACACAAAATTCAACAGCATTTTCCCTTGAAAAGTTGAAACATGGGTAATAAACATACCTGCATATAAAGCATGAGAACCCAAAAAACTGATTTCTTCTAGTTCAAATTCACCATAAACTTTGGGGATATTAACTCTCCCCGCATTAGATACAGATACCGTCGCTGCTACTTGCTTAGGGTAGGTTAAAGAAAAATCTATCAAATGCTTGGCAACTAAAATCATCTTAAAGATATCACCGCGCTTTGTACTAGCTTCAAACTTTTGTTTCACCTCCCGCGCTAATTCCCAGAAGGATGTATTGCTTTTTATGGTATAAAATCCCATAATAGATGAAGCTAATACAGCCATATGATCATCACTAATTTCGGGCTGTATATGTCTCCGCAAATCAAGATAAGTTAGGCAGTTTAATTTGATGGCTTTTCTCTTGTTTTTAGTGATATTCCTGGCAATTATCAACATTATTGCCGCAGAGAAAGCACTGTTTACAGTTGTATTTTCTTGCCGACAAGTATTAACTAACTGTTGGGTTAACTCTGGGTCAAGTTGCCTGTGAATAATATTACAACGACGTTGGGCAATGGGGACATACTTTTCAAAACCTAATGTTTGTGGTCGATGCCAAATTTTTTGTAACCCCATCTGCAACAAAAACAGTGTGCTGCTTATTTGTCCTCTAAACTTCTTTGTCCATCTAGGTAATAGTTCTTCTACAGGTGGTAGTGGGAGTAAAGTAGTAACTGGGTTAATTAGGTTTCCAGAAAAAATTTGCTGACAATAAGTCAAGATTTCTGAATGCAGCCGAATAGATGATAAACCATCCCCAACGGCATGATGTCCTGTTGTAATGAGGTAATTTTCATGGCTGTGACTCTGGATATGAACAAGTACGGCTCGCATCAGACATTTGCTACTATCAATTGCCTGGTTCATCTCTGCTTCAACAACTTGTTGCCACTGTTCATGAGCAAATTTCTCCACAACACGCACAGGAATCTTTGTTGTTCCTTCAGTTTGAAAGCAGAGTCTGTTTGTAGAAGAAATAATCCGAGAATTAAGTCGAGGGTGGCGACGCTGTATTATATCTAAAGCCTGTCTGAGAATTTCAGCACTGAGAGGCCCTTTGATGCGACTAATAGTGACTATGTTCCAGGTTTTAGCACGGCTATTTAAGTTTTCCATAGCCTGCTCAAGGCATCCCAGATTTCTGGCATTTTCGACTGATTCTTGAACACTCTGTTGAGTGAGACTTGGTAAAATATTCGATGTTTTCATAGTTTTATGCGTTCCCAATTGGTAATACTTTTAAAAAAGTACAAGGTCAGGGAGATGAGAATAAAGTGTTAGCTTTCGCTACTGCTTTATTCAGCTACTCGAATACGAATATCACCCTGCACTACGCATTGACAAGCTAGACGAAGATTGGGATTGTCTGGAACCAAAATATCAAGTAAAATTCGTTCTTCGTCTTTAATGGGAGAAAGATTATCCATCCCGCTCATAACTTCTATCAGGCAGGTTCCACAGGCAACACTGCGGCAACCAAATAAGATTGAAGCCGGATGCTCATCACAAATCTTCGTTAAGGGTTGGCTTGCTTCGACTTGAACTGTTTTTTGGTCATCTTCAAAATGAATAGATGCTATCATTTCTCAACTCCTCGGAATCATTAAATTGGGTTAACAGATGCAACAACTTTTAAGCAACTTCAATAAGTCTTTGAATTTCTTTAGCTTCTAAAGCATCCTGGTAACGGTCATAGCGATTACCTAGAAGCTCTTGATTTAATTCAAGTTCCAGTGCTTGAACCAGACGGGCTATCTGCTGCGCTCTGTAACGCCAACTCTTTTGTTCTAAAGAACCAATGATCTTTCGCCAACTCAAGCTCATATCTCTCCAAGAATGAATGAGTTTATTTATATCTACCTGCTTATGAATGAATTCAGGATGATGTAAAGACATACGGAGTGAATTAAGCCCCAATCTAGTGTCAGTTAATATGACTCCTTGCTTATTGAGGTCTAACTTCTCCAGGTAAGTTGTAAAAGAAGCATTAATGTAGTCTTCGACAATTTTTTGCATCGCATACCGAATGAAATTTTGAGCCTCTGGAGGAGCTTTTTGATATAGTTCAAACCCTAAATCAAAAGATGTTGTGTAATGGCGGGCTTCATCTGTTATGTGAGCATGATTTAATTCAAAAGCTAATGGATCATATGCAAAATTTTCTGGGTCGTCGAATAAATAGCTTTCGGCTTGTTTTAACTCGACATTAGCCATATATCGGTACAGTAACCATAAACTACCTAATCCATTGTCTTGAACTATTTCATCGGGTAGCATCCTCACAGCGTCCCCAACGATAAACCGTAAAGTTCGATATAGCCAATTCTTATTTTGTAACTCCATCTGCTCTACTAGCTTATTCAGAAAACTTTTACCTTTCATTAGATAAGATAAAGTTTCGCTCAGGTCTACATCAAAACTAAAACTAGTATCTAAGTTTTCCCAATCAGATTGAGGTATAGGGCGGAAACTACCATAAAAAAAGCCCGGCTCATCAAACGAGTCTTGAATTCCGATTTCTCGACAAACCATACTATGTATAGTTCGGAAAGACCAAATATGATCCAATTCTTCATTTGTTTCCTGATGAAGAATCATATATTCGTCTGAGTATGGGGCAAAAAGTTTTTCGGACACACTCATATTAGATGGAATAGCTTGAGATTCGCTATTGGCAACATACTTATAGAAGTTGGCAAGGAATGCTGCGGATAAAATTGACTTTTGACTGGTATTTAGAGAACGTAAATACTCACAAAATGGCATAGGTAAAGGAATCATTCCTGGATTACAGTAAAGTTTTCCTTCTTTAATTCCCTGCTTATTCAGCGCTATAGCGACAGGTTTTAACTCTAAGGATTGAGTATGTGCCTGCTCAAAAAGCCTATTTTGAATTCTGGTAATTCGGTCATTAATTTTGACAATATTCATGTAATTTTACTCCTTTAGTTAAAATGAACTGGGTGATATGTACTGTAGTAAGTTGGCATTTCTAATCCCTGAATTTTTAAAACTTGCATCCGGTATAAAAATACCACGCCAGTCATAATTTGGTTAGCAACATCAAGGACTCGGCGATTATTTAAATCTGCCAAGTAAGAACCTTTTATCCAGTTATTGAAGCTTCCCATAGCAGGGCCACACCAGATTTGATAATCAATTTCCCGACCTTTTTCACCAGAGTTAGACCAACGAGAAGATAATCCCAGATACCAGCGAAAAATCAGAGCCATTTTCAGCTTGGGGTTGTTGGCTGCTTTGTGCAATTTATCAGGATTACGCTGAGATAAGTAATTAACTGTTTCCTGCCAAATCACATCTAGATTAGTTTTAAAAACTTGTTTTTCTAGTTTTTCTCTTTCGGCAAAAGGTATATCTTCAATTGAATCATAATTTTTGTATAAGTCAAACAATTTTTGCGCTCGTAGAGGAAAGAGAGTTCCTCTTTTGAGAACTTGCAGTTTTACTCCCATTTCAAACATATCTGCGGCTGGAGCCATCATCACGTCAGCCATCTCTGCCTGAGCTAGTAATTGTTTGGTATATTGAGAAGTTCCAGCTTCAATACAGGATTGGTTAATGGAACCAGTAACAACATAAGCAGCGCCCATCATAAAGGCAGCTAAGGCTGATTGTGGAGTGGCAATTCCTCCGGCTACTCCAATTCTGACTGGTCTTTCATAACCATATTGGCCTTGAATTTGATCTCTTAATTCCAGAATGGATGGTAATAGACAAACCAAAGGACGATTATCTGTGTGACCACCAGAATCTGCTTCTACGGTAATATCATCAGCCATGGGAATTTTTGCAGCTAGAGTTGCCTGTAATTCACTGATGAGACCTTGCTGTACTAAGTTTTTGAGAATTTTGAAAGGAGCAGGTTGTAAAAATTTTGTGGCAACCTCTCGGCGAGAAATTTTGGCAATGACTTTATTTTTGATTTCGATTTGATTGGCGGCATTCAAACCTAGTCCCGCAACCCGGTAGTAGACAATGTTCTCGGTCAAATCTAAGAAGGCAGATGCTTCTATTGTTCTGACTTGATATTTCAGATATAAATCAATGACACCGCGTTCAACAACAGGGTCACTAGGACTGTGGAGTAAGTTAAAAGCGTAAGGGCCTTGGGGTAGGGCTTGCTGAATACGGTTGATGGCTGCTTCAACACGGTCAAGAGATAAACCTCCAGCACCAAATGAACTTAAAATTTTCTCTTTGCCAAGAGCAATTACTAATTCTTCTGAGGCAATACCATGAGCCATTGCACCAGCAGTATAGGCATATTTTACATTGTGGAAATCTAGAAAATTTGGATCGCCTAACTGTTGAATCTGCATAGCTGGAACAGACATTAACAGTTCTGCTTGCCCTATTTTCCCATTATGGGAATGAAGCGATTCTCCTTCGTTACTGACACCAATTTTATCTTCAACTCTAATAATATAACAAGGTTTATCTAAGTTAAGTAGTTTAGCTTTTATGCCATTTCCATCAAAAGATATGGTATTTAAAGAACCTTGCCAATATTGATTGTTGCTGACAAAGAGATTGGAAAGTTTTAACAGTGAATTGCCGCGCTTATGGTCGCGAATATTATTATTAATCATCGATTTTTTGTTTTTGAATTTTTAGTTTTTCGGTGTTTAGTCCCAGGGGATTTATAGTTATCAAGTAAAAGGTTGCCTAGTTTTTGAACCCGTTCGCCGTTAGACATTTCCACAGGCTAGCGACGTAAATATCCGAGGAGGGTTGCCAAATTGATTCGTTCTAATTTGATGGAATGCTTTGCTAAATTCAATGGCTTGATTCGTCAAATAAGTTTTGGGACAACTCTAGTTGTTGCTGTATTATGGCGCTGATTTGATGTAGTGATTCTTGTCGGAATTCTAGTAATATAGAGTGGGTTTCGGTCATCCGGGAAGCGTTCTGGAACAGCTTTTGATAGTGAGAACTACGTAAATTAGGTAGCTGGTTTTTGCTAACAAAGCTATCAGTTATGTAATCATTAGGTAATAAGCTTTGGCAATTTTCTTCTTCTGTGATGAAAACAGGTTCATCTGATGATTCGTCTTCAAGTAAAATACTGCGATCGCCTGCGGGTGTGCGTGGAGGTAAATCTTGCAGCAAGACCGTAGAAGCTTTATTACTAAAATCCTCAGCGATTAAGTTAATCATAATACCTTTTGGCTCAGTTACCATTAAATTTTTATTCTCAGAATATGTGGGTTGTGCAAATTCACTAAATTGCAATAGTTCATACTGCCGAACAGAAGAATTAACTGATGAGGTGGAAAATTCTGCTTTGAATTTTTCCCGGTTATTCTCCCTCAGAAATATGTCATCAGTTTGATGACTATCGAAGGTGATACTTTCCATTGCTAATTGATTTTGATTAAAGCTTGTCGGTAAGAGAGAATACAGTGGCGACAAATCCATCTCAACTCGATGACTCAACAGCTTTGCTAATACTCTGATAATAGAAATATGATCATCTATCCCTCTTCTATTCAGAGAAACTGTGAAGTGTTCTTTGTCGTGGAGTGTTTTACTAATCCATCGTGAACAGTTACCACCAACTCCTACTTCAATAAAGATTTTAGCACCATCATCGTAGACACGGTTAACTAGCCGAGGAAAATCAAGCTCTTGACATAGAGTTTGGGCAATATTGTTACCAATAGAATTACTATCAAGAGGAATGGGTTTGTATTCTGCGGCGGAATAAAAAACAGTGTTTTTGACGTTTTCAACAGGCAAAGTGTTGATTTTGGCGATTTCCTCATACTCAGAGCGCATTGGCTCACAATGAATTACGTGCTTGAGAGGAGTAGGAAAAGCAACACATTTAAGGTCTTCAATAACTCTCTGACAGGCTTGTAGTTCCCCAGAAATGATAACTTCTTCTGGTGTATTTATCAGAGATAAATACACGCGCTTTTCTGATTTTATGGCTTCTCTAACCCGATAAACTGGGCATAAAATAACATAGTTATGCCAAATATCTTCGTCTGGAATATTATCCTTTTGAGGCAATTTCCAATACTCACGCACGGCATCTTTGGGGCCAGCCAGCCTGGTTTTAAACAAAGATGATGAAGTCAATTTTTGACTACCTTGGTTAAAGTTAGTCCAGACACCCTGAGCAAACATCATGCTAATTTCGCCCAGACTATATCCAAATGCACTTTGGGGCTTAATTTGAAAATAATCTTGGAGAATTGCAGTCATGAATCCGGTAAAGCATACTTCAAATTCCAGTAATGTTACGGGATCATCCATCCATTTTTGTTCAATGGTTTCCAATTGCCTTTTGGAGATTTTCTTCAAGCTTCTGGGATAAAACAATTTCTCTACACTAGCAGCCCGCTTGTAAATTCCTCTATTTACCAAGTCATCATAAATTTGGGGAAATAAGCGGAAGAGATACCGGGCGATACCAACATAAGCATTGAAAGAACCAGAGTAAACAAAAGCGATATCATTGTCTTTGCCTAG
The window above is part of the Nodularia spumigena CCY9414 genome. Proteins encoded here:
- a CDS encoding DJ-1/PfpI/YhbO family deglycase/protease, with the translated sequence MTNSHNHSGKKKVAILIENGVEDIEFTIPCHSLKQAGMEVVVLGSRMNERYKGKRGKLSVQPDATTTEAIAGKFDAVVIPGGMAPDKMRRNPNTVRFVQEAMQQGKWVAAVCHGPQLLIEGDLLKGRKATGFSAIRKDMINAGANYLDEPLVVDRNLITSREPGDLAIFTTALLSRLGYGGKDAALPDEKDTSAEWWKLADAWGGSTKGEITRGLNTALSGERYSMEALEKYAEKESDNQVRAACSSASLSLFQEMIGNRQRHIQKLETYLDRLGEKPSILANIANQYAKVKSAFTGSDDIYQLRCALGDVQTGLGDISNLCAMYTDPVATAIFKEIYHDLLKYEQRLAELYRGRIGSEIQPPKP
- a CDS encoding cupin domain-containing protein; amino-acid sequence: MTDTSVKKIDSSHSPKGQLGQKYLASGKSVSMRLWEDEQPSADKQPTSRDYETVGYAIKGRAELHIEGQMILLEPGSSWVVPKGASHTYKILEPFTAVEATSPPAQIHGRDD
- a CDS encoding condensation domain-containing protein, which translates into the protein MTTIHSLQRPWIFTASLRSLCLENFNFTANCRSYRINVLRLLAPTEQQAKIAAYLTTDKETNFALDKSPLMRCVLFRLADETDNFVWSFHHILLDGWSWPIIFKEIFAVYESITHNQELYLPPSRPYRDYINWLNQQDFTQAEDFWRRTLADFTTPTPLVVEKSGGQISQPQQTSYIRLKLWGKLKQLYHALLMSVKKIKCSCLYFLSLLKNQLTFKIIFCTSISLGLTHKLRNNVRGACRRHTTPDAEDTEE
- the fni gene encoding type 2 isopentenyl-diphosphate Delta-isomerase → MTISVSSVTDIEARKAEHLRVCLEEDVSCQQVTSGFERYRFTHNCLPEINRSDINLQTSFLGKTVGAPVLISSMTGGTELAKLVNTRLATIAQRYRLAMGVGSQRIVIEQPHLASTFAVRSFAPDILLLANLGAVQLNYGCGLNDCLHLVNSLQADALILHLNPLQECVQSRGDTNFAGLLAKIAQLCEQLPVPIVVKEVGNGISAPMAQKLMDAGVAAIDVAGAGGTSWAKVESQRAEDDQQRRLGQTFGDWGLPTADCLNSIRAIAPTFPLIASGGLLNGLDVAKAIALGADLAGLARPFLAAAVQSEAAVDQLAQVLIAELETALFCTGNATLAQLRSSGALQPV
- a CDS encoding SRPBCC family protein, producing the protein MSAHEEIPMPFSLSVFPEHVQAFSLVPAGPRECRFYIRSYGHAFNPEDMNTPAIEAARIANIQLLWESLHEDIRVNYICQDSVSSRLFDQTGVFSIAEFDVAKFQEAIRLKLPITSCQRKPL
- a CDS encoding phosphopantetheine-binding protein; amino-acid sequence: MNQSTHNPNAIKSYSVEEIEAWLVSQIAEQLSVQPDEIDVKEPLDSYGLDSAQAMMLANKAENFLGFSLSPMLLWHYPTIASLSKRLIEDLEGSESEIFQI
- a CDS encoding phthiocerol/phthiodiolone dimycocerosyl transferase family protein codes for the protein MENLNSRAKTWNIVTISRIKGPLSAEILRQALDIIQRRHPRLNSRIISSTNRLCFQTEGTTKIPVRVVEKFAHEQWQQVVEAEMNQAIDSSKCLMRAVLVHIQSHSHENYLITTGHHAVGDGLSSIRLHSEILTYCQQIFSGNLINPVTTLLPLPPVEELLPRWTKKFRGQISSTLFLLQMGLQKIWHRPQTLGFEKYVPIAQRRCNIIHRQLDPELTQQLVNTCRQENTTVNSAFSAAIMLIIARNITKNKRKAIKLNCLTYLDLRRHIQPEISDDHMAVLASSIMGFYTIKSNTSFWELAREVKQKFEASTKRGDIFKMILVAKHLIDFSLTYPKQVAATVSVSNAGRVNIPKVYGEFELEEISFLGSHALYAGMFITHVSTFQGKMLLNFVFSEPSISRNTMEGIVNQLISYISHICNFKVQPSSTQI
- a CDS encoding 2Fe-2S iron-sulfur cluster-binding protein is translated as MIASIHFEDDQKTVQVEASQPLTKICDEHPASILFGCRSVACGTCLIEVMSGMDNLSPIKDEERILLDILVPDNPNLRLACQCVVQGDIRIRVAE